From a region of the Impatiens glandulifera chromosome 4, dImpGla2.1, whole genome shotgun sequence genome:
- the LOC124934646 gene encoding aspartic proteinase CDR1-like: MDNSSSSGDLAMETFKLGNNFFRKMVYGCSKNNIGKYHHTIAGIAGFGLGPHSLMSQLSDMVGGKFAYCLVHYSKINTRSKISFGTSAIVCGRSTPLVSEYITLEAISVENMEFPIMVGHEKTYTRIPFRSPAILDTGAFLSYLPTDLYQELENALISVIKHVTIKNDKFKHCYTIYPNFPTIIFHFSKGAELVFTMRNTIIKYKDLWCLVINPTNDETIIGSLLQMDYMIGYDLENMNVSFRATNCSDH; this comes from the coding sequence TTTTAAATTGGGAAACAATTTCTTTCGAAAAATGGTTTATGGGTGTTCGAAAAACAACATTGGTAAGTACCATCACACCATTGCTGGCATTGCTGGGTTCGGACTTGGGCCTCACTCGTTAATGAGTCAGCTTAGCGATATGGTAGGTGGTAAGTTCGCGTACTGCCTAGTTCATTATTCGAAAATAAATACAAGAAGCAAGATTAGTTTTGGGACTAGCGCAATTGTGTGTGGACGCAGCACCCCGTTGGTATCCGAATATATCACATTGGAAGCGATTAGTGTCGAAAATATGGAATTTCCCATCATGGTTGGTCATGAGAAAACCTATACGAGAATTCCTTTTAGGAGTCCTGCCATATTAGATACCGGCGCGTTTTTATCTTATTTACCGACGGATTTATACCAAGAATTGGAGAATGCACTAATCAGCGTGATTAAACACGTGacaattaaaaatgacaaattcAAACATTGTTACACGATCTATCCAAACTTTCCTACTATCATTTTCCATTTTTCGAAAGGGGCTGAATTAGTTTTTACGATGAGAAATACAATCATTAAATATAAGGACTTATGGTGCCTAGTGATAAACCCAACTAATGATGAAACTATAATTGGGAGCTTGTTACAAATGGATTACATGATTGGATATGATCTTGAGAATATGAATGTTTCTTTTAGGGCAACGAATTGTTCAGATCATTAA